The Changchengzhania lutea genomic sequence TATAATATAGGCAACTATGAAAAGACGGGTCCAGATTGTAGTAATGAAGTCGCTGATAATAATAATCCCATAAAGAGTGCAGAACTAGGACTATTAAATATGAAAAGAGTGATTGAACTCTTATCAACGGTTACAAAGACTCAAAAGGATAATGAACTGTTAGAGCGATTATATAATAAAACAATAACGCTTTGGTTTGATCAAATGAGTCATGTCATGACTTCAATTGGTGGCTATACGACGCATTATAAATCGGGAGCACAAACGGGTGCGGTGTATACACCAATTCCTATGCAACTTCAACAAGAGGCTGTAGATTTCCTAAATTTAAATGCCTTTAAGATTCCTGATTGGTTAGCGCATCCAATGTTTTATTCTAGGATTATGTACTCGACTTCGACTGATAAAATAATGGCATATCAATTACAATTACTATCGGAAATATTGAGTCCATTAAGAATGAAAAGGTTAGAAAATATGGTGTTTTCTTCTAAAGCCGATGGTGTTATCAAAGCATTACTATCAAAATTGCGTATTGGTCTTTGGAGTGAATTATCTCAAAATAAAATAAGCATTATACGCCGAAGACAGGAACTACAAAGTGCTTATATCGCTTTGTTAAGTGAGGCAATTACAAAACCAAAAAAATATGGAATCACAAACCCAAGTGATATGTACTTTGTGTACAGCGATTATTCAAGAAGTATTTTTATGTCTGAACTCATGTTATTAAAAAAGGATATTATAAGTACAGGAACTAGCGTTACAGATAGCATCACTTTTGGTCATTTAAAACGTTGTTTGTTAAATATAGATGACATCTTAATCGGGAAGTAGTTAAAAGTTTATATTTTGTGTGCGTCAAAACTTTGACTTTAAATCAACCAATTTTTAACCAGAAAAGGGGCATACAGCCCCTTTTCTTTTTTTATACCTAAATCCCTTAAGGTCTAAAAACTACCAGAGGACAAGTTGTTTGACTTGGAAACATTTTCCCAAAGGCTTGTTGTCCTTGCGCATTGGTACAAAGAATCTCTCCATCAGGAGAACAATCAACTTTTTGTGTACAAGGTGCTGGAGAATCAATATAGCCATCTACTATGGCTAAATTTGCTACATTCGAACTAGTCGAAGTAGCAAAGGCGCTGGTTAAAGCAAAAATGATTGCTACAACCGGAATTAATAATTTAAACTTGAAAGTTTTCATAATTATTATTTTTAAATGAATGTTATGATCTACTCTTTTATACAGGTTTTCGATCTCAGTCCTGTTACCGGCCGGTAAATCTTTTATCTTATGGTGGCATTTAAGCTATTAGCCATCTGTGTGTTATTCAAAGGTTACTAAAAATGTGAGGGCTTTAATTGGTATACAGAAAGCACAACATCTATTAGAGCAACCAAATGATTGTTATAAACATTAAATTCTCTAACTTTTCTTTGACCAATATTATAGAGGTAAAAGCTAAATTGATAGCTTTGCTTTTTCCAGTTGTAAACATCAATTATTGCGGCTTGGTTTAGCATAGATTTTTCTTCATATTTACCTAGTCTATTAGAGTGAATCATCATCAGGTTTTGATATAAAGCAGCCGTTTTATTTACTTCTAATGGAGGCACTTTCATTTTAATTTCTCCCAGTTCATTTTTTTGGGATAATTGAATTTGGGCAACCCGAACAGTGTCTATAGTTTCTTCCCTGCGGAGTAACTTCAGATCAGGATTCATAATCATAAATTGGTTGCGGTAGAAGTAAACATAACCCAGGTTTTCTTTGTCTTCTGAAACGATCATAGTACCATCGACATCAAACATGCCATCTATTTGTCTTTCTAATAAGTCAGGATCTAATATTATATTAAAATCATCCTGTTTCTCTAGAACCCCAAGTGTGGCTTCATTTGTTTTACTACTGATAGCCTTTATATATAATTTGTTAGAATCTATAGGGATGGCACGCGTAAAATAGGTTTTGTTTTTCATCCAAAGGCTGGCATGCCAGTCTCCAATGTTTCCGCGGAAAATACAGGGTACAAATCCATCGGTTACAAAGAAGTATGGTGGGTGAAACTTTACTGTTATGGATCGAAAAGGTAAATCCATTCTATCCAATGTAATCCGGATATGTTGGGTGTCTTTAGTTTTTAAGTTTACCTCTAAAAGATGTAATGGGGCCGTGGTATTTCCTAAATACAATATCTCATTTTCGTATCCAGCGATATAATAGGAATTGTATTTAAGAGAAAGGTCATACTTTTTAGTAATGGGATGGTGGGGATACCTTCTAACAAAAGCGTTATTACGATGCATTTGGTTTTCGGAAAGTAAAAACATGATTATAACGAGAGAGCAACTCAATAATCCAAATATTGATAACCTTAAAAGAGTTTTCATGTTATTTTGCTTTTAAGGTTAAAGGGTTTCTTTCTAAATAAAAGATGGCA encodes the following:
- a CDS encoding DUF6520 family protein, with protein sequence MKTFKFKLLIPVVAIIFALTSAFATSTSSNVANLAIVDGYIDSPAPCTQKVDCSPDGEILCTNAQGQQAFGKMFPSQTTCPLVVFRP